A region from the Acinonyx jubatus isolate Ajub_Pintada_27869175 chromosome C2, VMU_Ajub_asm_v1.0, whole genome shotgun sequence genome encodes:
- the CD47 gene encoding leukocyte surface antigen CD47 isoform X3 yields the protein MWPLVVLLLLGSACCGSAQLIFNITRSVEYTACNESVIIPCYVNNVEATNINEMYVKWKFRGKDIFTFDGAVEKTTRDNKFKSTKIIPQKLLNGIASLEMNKEEAVVGNYTCEVTELSREGETIIELKYRIVSWFSPNENILIVIFPVLAVLLSWGQFGIVTLKYKSSLMKEKTILLFVGGLVLTIAVIVGAILFVPGEYSTKNSCGLGLIVVPTVILILLQYCVFMIGVWMSSFTIAILILQVLGYVLSVVGLSLCVSECTPVNGPLLISGLGIIALAELLGLVYMKLVASNQKTIQPPRSN from the exons gttcaGCTCAGCTAATATTTAACATAACCAGATCTGTAGAATACACTGCTTGCAATGAAAGTGTTATCATCCCATGCTATGTTAATAATGTGGAGGCCACAAACATTAATGAAATGTATGTAAAGTGGAAATTTagaggaaaagacattttcaCCTTTGATGGCGCTGTAGAAAAGACCACTCGCGACAATAAATTTAAGAGTACAAAAATCATACCACAAAAATTACTAAATGGCATTGCCTCTTTGGAGATGAACAAGGAAGAGGCTGTTGTAGGAAACTACACTTGTGAAGTAACAGAATTAAGCAGAGAAGGCGAAACCATCATAGAACTAAAATACCGTATTG tTTCATGGTTTTCTCCAAATGAAAATATCCTCATTGTCATTTTCCCAGTTTTGGCTGTGCTACTTTCTTGGGGACAGTTTGGTATTGTGA cgctTAAATATAAATCCAGTCTCATGAAGGAGAAaaccattcttttatttgttgGTGGACTAGTGCTCACTATAGCTGTCATTGTTGGAGCCATTCTTTTTGTCCCAG gTGAATATTCAACAAAGAATTCTTGTGGACTTGGTTTAATTGTGGTTCCTACAGTGATTTTAATATTACTTCAGTACTGTGTGTTTATGATAG gtgTTTGGATGTCTTCCTTCACCATCGCCATATTGATCCTTCAGGTACTGGGCTATGTGCTCTCTGTGGTTGGACTAAGCCTCTGTGTCTCAG AGTGCACCCCAGTGAACGGCCCTCTTCTGATTTCAGGTTTGGGTATTATAGCTCTAGCAGAATTACTTGGATTAGTTTATATGAAACTTGTTG